One window of Syngnathus acus chromosome 16, fSynAcu1.2, whole genome shotgun sequence genomic DNA carries:
- the derl1 gene encoding derlin-1 has translation MSDIGDWFKSIPFITRSWFAASIAVPLIGKLGLIDPMNLALRPGLFLRRFHLWRPVTATLYFPVSPNTGFLYLVNLYFLYNYSTRLETGAFDGRPADYVFMLLFNWICIVITGLLMDMQLLMIPLIMSVLYIWAQFNKDTIVSFWFGTRFKAHYLPWVILIFNFIIGGSFVNELIGNLVGHLYFFLMFKYPMDLGGRTFLSTPQFLYQLLPNRRGGVSGFGAPPTRRAAPQEQAGGGGGGGGRHNWGQGFRLGD, from the exons ATGTCAGACATCGGGGACTGGTTCAAAAGCATCCCCTTCATCACCAGGAGCTGGTTTGCTGCCTCGATTGCTGTTCCCCTCATCGGGAAACTCGGATTGATTGATCCCATGAACCTTGCACTGAGGCCTGGGTTGTTCCTAAGGAGATTTCAC CTGTGGAGACCAGTGACTGCCACCCTGTATTTCCCAGTGTCCCCCAATACTGGCTTCCTGTATCTAGTCAACCTTTATTTTCTCTACAATTACTCAACTCGGTTAGAGACAG gagcgTTTGATGGGCGACCGGCTGACTATGTTTTCATGCTCCTCTTCAACTGGATCTGCATTGTT ATAACTGGGCTGCTCATGGACATGCAG ctGCTGATGATCCCATTGATCATGTCTGTGCTGTACATTTGGGCTCAGTTCAATAAAGACACGATTGTGTCTTTCTGGTTTGGAACAAGATTCAAG GCACATTATCTGCCTTGGGTCATTTTGATCTTCAACTTTATCATCGGAGGCTC GTTTGTGAATGAACTCATTGGGAACCTGGTGGGTCACCTCTACTTCTTTCTCATGTTCAAATATCCCATGGACCTAGGAGGACGCACCTTCCTTTCTACGCCACAGTTCTT GTATCAGCTCCTTCCTAATCGGAGAGGAGGAGTGTCAGGCTTTGGAGCCCCTCCCACTAGGAGAGCAGCACCTCAGGAGCAGGCAGGAGGTgggggcggcggtggcgggcGCCACAACTGGGGTCAAGGCTTTCGTTTGGGGGATTAA
- the rhbdl2 gene encoding rhomboid-related protein 2 isoform X2, whose translation MGDVDLEQQEPFPVEREEQKQDSQARDDLPDGRRKLGYCEKFQQSISRWMLPEDSRSTYLQRANCCPPPIFIIIISVVELCMFIYYAVWKPQKQWVTLDEGIWNSRLTYRAEYRQEAWRFLSYMFVHAGVEHIVGNLFMQLLLGIPLELVHKGFEVGMVYMAGVLAGSLASSIFDPLSALVGASGGVYALIGGYFMNAVVNFREMIPLLGVFRILVIVLIVGVDFGFAFYRRFAGDEGGMKVSFVAHFAGIVAGMTVGYVFFSDYNKKLLKDPRFWMCIVAYLVFFLFAVIFNIFISPAPS comes from the exons ATGGGCGATGTGGACCTGGAGCAACAGGAGCCGTTCCCCGTGGAGCGGGAAGAGCAGAAACAGGACTCCCAGGCCAGAGATGATCTCCCAGACGGGAGGCGGAAGTTGGGATACTGCGAGAAGTTCCAGCAGAGCATCTCTAGGTGGATGCTTCCAGAAGACTCCCGCAGCACCTACCTGCAGAGGGCCAACTGCTGCCCACCgcccatcttcatcatcatcatcagtgtTGTAGAG CTGTGCATGTTCATCTACTACGCCGTGTGGAAGCCTCAGAAGCAGTGGGTGACTTTGGATGAAGGCATCTGGAACAGCCGCCTCACCTACCGGGCCGAGTACAGGCAGGAAGCGTGGCGCTTTCTCTCCTACATGTTTGTCCACGCTGG TGTGGAGCACATCGTGGGCAACTTGTTCATGCAACTGCTGCTGGGCATCCCCTTGGAGCTGGTCCACAAAGGCTTTGAAGTGGGAATGGTTTACATGGCCGGAGTCTTGGCAG GCTCACTGGCGAGCTCCATCTTTGATCCTCTCAGTGCCCTGGTGGGGGCTTCCGGGGGGGTCTACGCCCTCATTGGAGGCTACTTTATGAATGCTGTGGTG AATTTCCGAGAGATGATCCCGCTGCTCGGTGTGTTTCGCATCCTTGTCATCGTGCTGATTG TGGGCGTGGACTTTGGCTTCGCCTTCTACAGAAGATTTGCCGGCGACGAGGGAGGTATGAAG GTGTCGTTCGTGGCTCATTTTGCGGGCATCGTTGCGGGCATGACTGTGGGCTACGTGTTCTTTAGCGATTACAACAAGAAGCTGCTGAAGGACCCTCGCTTCTGGATGTGTATCGTGGCCTACCTggtcttcttcctctttgccGTGAtcttcaacatttttatttcgcCTGCACCGTCCTAG
- the gja9a gene encoding gap junction protein alpha 9a, producing the protein MNDGDRSEGEVIPTHLLVHFCFAALFFCGEDRMTHGDLSHHRQSVHAGSHNGKMDDWNVLGGILEELHAHSTMVGKMWLTLLLVFRMLVLGVAAEDVWTDEQDHFACNTQQPGCRNACYDLAFPVSLVRFWVLQVVSVASPSLVYASHALYRLRALKKARHLRKVSLRRRLEEAESDESKQRIELALKRLERGRCNKAPLRGTLLRTYVAHVLTRSAVEVGFMAGQYLLYGVRLYPLFKCQCYPCPDTIDCFVSKPTEKSIFMVFMQFMAALSLILNILEILNLASKVVRRDIILVTERQQESTLAMAELSSARAGQFVDTS; encoded by the exons ATGAACGATGGGGATCGCTCAGAAGGCGAGGTGATCCCAACCCATTTGTTagttcacttttgttttgctgcactGTTTTTTTGCGGGGAAGACCGCATGACCCACGGAGATTTGAGTCACCATCGGCAATCTGTCCACGCCGGAAG TCACAATGGCAAGATGGACGACTGGAACGTTCTGGGTGGCATCTTGGAGGAGCTACACGCGCACTCCACAATGGTGGGAAAAATGTGGCTGACGCTGCTGCTCGTGTTTCGAATGTTGGTGCTGGGCGTGGCGGCCGAGGACGTCTGGACTGACGAGCAGGACCACTTTGCGTGCAACACGCAGCAGCCGGGCTGCCGCAACGCCTGCTACGACCTGGCCTTTCCCGTGTCACTCGTGCGTTTCTGGGTGCTGCAGGTAGTCTCCGTGGCGTCCCCCTCACTGGTCTACGCCAGTCATGCTCTCTACAGGCTTCGGGCTCTGAAAAAAGCGCGGCATCTTAGGAAGGTCTCGCTCAGGAGACGGCTGGAGGAAGCGGAGTCGGATGAATCCAAGCAGCGAATTGAGCTGGCGCTGAAGCGGCTCGAGCGTGGGAGGTGTAACAAGGCACCCCTCAGGGGGACGCTGCTGCGCACCTACGTGGCCCATGTGCTCACACGCTCCGCCGTAGAGGTGGGCTTCATGGCCGGGCAGTATCTCCTGTATGGCGTGCGGCTGTACCCGCTGTTCAAATGTCAGTGTTACCCTTGTCCAGACACCATCGACTGCTTTGTGTCCAAGCCTACGGAGAAGAGCATCTTCATGGTCTTTATGCAGTTCATGGCCGCGCTGTCCCTCATCCTCAACATCCTGGAGATCCTAAACCTGGCCTCCAAGGTCGTGAGGAGGGACATCATTCTTGTCACAGAGAGGCAGCAAGAAAGCACCTTGGCTATGGCGGAGCTCAGTTCCGCCAGGGCGGGGCAATTCGTGGATACTTCGTGA
- the LOC119135781 gene encoding c-Myc-binding protein-like isoform X2, which produces MSHYKAPDHKREQFRRYLEKAGVVDSLTSVLVALYEQPEKPTNALEFVKQHLGTPGLTESDTEALQQEVVDLRQRCARLEEENLDLKARLEHHEPPPEEPAVAE; this is translated from the exons ATGTCGCATTATAAG GCTCCAGACCACAAGAGAGAGCAATTTCGGAGGTACTTGGAGAAAGCTGGTGTTGTTGACAGTTTGACCAGTG TTTTAGTAGCGCTGTATGAGCAACCAGAAAAGCCTACCAACGCTCTGGA ATTTGTCAAGCAGCATCTTGGCACACCCGGCCTTACAGAATCTGACACGGAGGCTCTGCAGCAGGAAGTGGTGGACCTGAGGCAAAGGTGTGCCCGTCTGGAGGAAGAGAACCTCGACCTCAAAGCCAGA CTTGAACACCACGAGCCACCGCCCGAAGAGCCTGCTGTTGCGGAATAG
- the rhbdl2 gene encoding rhomboid-related protein 2 isoform X1, protein MAMGDVDLEQQEPFPVEREEQKQDSQARDDLPDGRRKLGYCEKFQQSISRWMLPEDSRSTYLQRANCCPPPIFIIIISVVELCMFIYYAVWKPQKQWVTLDEGIWNSRLTYRAEYRQEAWRFLSYMFVHAGVEHIVGNLFMQLLLGIPLELVHKGFEVGMVYMAGVLAGSLASSIFDPLSALVGASGGVYALIGGYFMNAVVNFREMIPLLGVFRILVIVLIVGVDFGFAFYRRFAGDEGGMKVSFVAHFAGIVAGMTVGYVFFSDYNKKLLKDPRFWMCIVAYLVFFLFAVIFNIFISPAPS, encoded by the exons A TGGCGATGGGCGATGTGGACCTGGAGCAACAGGAGCCGTTCCCCGTGGAGCGGGAAGAGCAGAAACAGGACTCCCAGGCCAGAGATGATCTCCCAGACGGGAGGCGGAAGTTGGGATACTGCGAGAAGTTCCAGCAGAGCATCTCTAGGTGGATGCTTCCAGAAGACTCCCGCAGCACCTACCTGCAGAGGGCCAACTGCTGCCCACCgcccatcttcatcatcatcatcagtgtTGTAGAG CTGTGCATGTTCATCTACTACGCCGTGTGGAAGCCTCAGAAGCAGTGGGTGACTTTGGATGAAGGCATCTGGAACAGCCGCCTCACCTACCGGGCCGAGTACAGGCAGGAAGCGTGGCGCTTTCTCTCCTACATGTTTGTCCACGCTGG TGTGGAGCACATCGTGGGCAACTTGTTCATGCAACTGCTGCTGGGCATCCCCTTGGAGCTGGTCCACAAAGGCTTTGAAGTGGGAATGGTTTACATGGCCGGAGTCTTGGCAG GCTCACTGGCGAGCTCCATCTTTGATCCTCTCAGTGCCCTGGTGGGGGCTTCCGGGGGGGTCTACGCCCTCATTGGAGGCTACTTTATGAATGCTGTGGTG AATTTCCGAGAGATGATCCCGCTGCTCGGTGTGTTTCGCATCCTTGTCATCGTGCTGATTG TGGGCGTGGACTTTGGCTTCGCCTTCTACAGAAGATTTGCCGGCGACGAGGGAGGTATGAAG GTGTCGTTCGTGGCTCATTTTGCGGGCATCGTTGCGGGCATGACTGTGGGCTACGTGTTCTTTAGCGATTACAACAAGAAGCTGCTGAAGGACCCTCGCTTCTGGATGTGTATCGTGGCCTACCTggtcttcttcctctttgccGTGAtcttcaacatttttatttcgcCTGCACCGTCCTAG
- the LOC119135781 gene encoding c-Myc-binding protein-like isoform X1 yields MSHYKAPDHKREQFRRYLEKAGVVDSLTSVLVALYEQPEKPTNALEYPHCSNKLNILVQNKVRCLKPKLSRFVKQHLGTPGLTESDTEALQQEVVDLRQRCARLEEENLDLKARLEHHEPPPEEPAVAE; encoded by the exons ATGTCGCATTATAAG GCTCCAGACCACAAGAGAGAGCAATTTCGGAGGTACTTGGAGAAAGCTGGTGTTGTTGACAGTTTGACCAGTG TTTTAGTAGCGCTGTATGAGCAACCAGAAAAGCCTACCAACGCTCTGGAGTATCCTCATTgctcaaataaattaaatatccTTGTTCAGAATAAAGTTAGATGCCTTAAACCCAAACTGTCCAGATTTGTCAAGCAGCATCTTGGCACACCCGGCCTTACAGAATCTGACACGGAGGCTCTGCAGCAGGAAGTGGTGGACCTGAGGCAAAGGTGTGCCCGTCTGGAGGAAGAGAACCTCGACCTCAAAGCCAGA CTTGAACACCACGAGCCACCGCCCGAAGAGCCTGCTGTTGCGGAATAG
- the rragca gene encoding ras-related GTP binding Ca: MSIQYEVEQLAGSYGVADSFPKDFGYGDEEADIEDSPAPSDSKPRILLMGLRRSGKSSIQKVVFHKMSPNETLFLESTNKIYKDDISSSSFVNFQIWDFPGQVDFFDPTFDYEMIFRGTGALIFVIDAQDDYVEALGRLHLTVSRAYRVNPEINFEVFIHKVDGLSDDHKIETQRDIHQRANDDLADASLEKLHLSFYLTSIYDHSIFEAFSKVVQKLIPQLPTLENLLNIFISNSGIEKAFLFDVVSKIYIATDSSPVDMQSYELCCDMIDVVIDVSCIYGLREDGSGSAYDKESMAIIKLNNTTVLYLKEVTKFLALVCILREESFERKGLIDYNFHCFRKAIHEVFEVGVSAQRPLGTLPMGSPARGKAMALNGTPRNTV; the protein is encoded by the exons ATGTCGATCCAATACGAGGTGGAGCAGCTTGCGGGTAGCTACGGGGTGGCCGACTCGTTCCCCAAAGACTTCGGCTACGGGGACGAAGAGGCGGACATCGAGGACAGCCCGGCGCCGTCCGACAGCAAGCCGAGAATCCTGCTCATGGGGCTGAGGAGAAGTGGCAAGTCATCCATACAGAAG GTGGTATTCCACAAAATGTCGCCTAACGAGACATTGTTCCTGGAGAGCACCAATAAAATCTACAAGGACGACATCTCCAGCAGCTCCTTCGTCAACTTCCAGATCTGGGACTTCCCGGGCCAAGTGGACTTCTTCGACCCCACCTTTGACTACGAGATGATCTTCAGGGGAACCGGAGCCCTCATATTTGTCATCGACGCTCAG GATGACTACGTGGAGGCCCTGGGGCGACTCCACCTGACCGTGTCGCGGGCGTACCGGGTCAACCCGGAGATCAACTTCGAGGTGTTCATCCACAAAGTGGACGGCCTCTCGGACGACCACAAGATCGAGACCCAGCGGGACATTCACCAGAGGGCCAATGACGACCTGGCCGACGCCAGCCTGGAGAAGCTTCATCTCAG CTTCTACTTGACGAGCATCTACGACCACTCCATCTTTGAGGCCTTCAGCAAGGTGGTGCAGAAGCTCATCCCGCAGCTGCCCACGCTGGAGAACCTGCTCAACATCTTCATTTCT AATTCCGGGATCGAGAAGGCCTTCCTGTTCGACGTGGTGAGCAAGATCTACATCGCCACCGACAGCTCCCCCGTGGACATGCAGTCGTACGAGCTGTGCTGCGACATGATTGACGTGGTCATTGACGTTTCCTGCATCTACGG TCTGAGAGAGGATGGCAGCGGCAGCGCTTACGACAAGGAGTCCATGGCCATCATCAAGCTCAACAACACCACTGTGCTctacctgaaggaggtcaccaAGTTCTTGGCGCTCGTATGCATCCTGAGGGAAGAAAGCTTCGAGCGCAAAG GCTTGATCGACTACAACTTCCACTGTTTCCGCAAGGCCATCCACGAAGTATTCGAGGTGGGCGTGTCGGCACAGCGCCCGCTCGGGACGCTGCCCATGGGCTCGCCGGCGCGCGGCAAGGCCATGGCGCTCAACGGCACGCCGCGCAACACCGTCTAA
- the rhbdl2 gene encoding rhomboid-related protein 2 isoform X3, which translates to MAMGDVDLEQQEPFPVEREEQKQDSQARDDLPDGRRKLGYCEKFQQSISRWMLPEDSRSTYLQRANCCPPPIFIIIISVVELCMFIYYAVWKPQKQWVTLDEGIWNSRLTYRAEYRQEAWRFLSYMFVHAGVEHIVGNLFMQLLLGIPLELVHKGFEVGMVYMAGVLAGSLASSIFDPLSALVGASGGVYALIGGYFMNAVVNFREMIPLLGVFRILVIVLIVGVDFGFAFYRRFAGDEGGVVRGSFCGHRCGHDCGLRVL; encoded by the exons A TGGCGATGGGCGATGTGGACCTGGAGCAACAGGAGCCGTTCCCCGTGGAGCGGGAAGAGCAGAAACAGGACTCCCAGGCCAGAGATGATCTCCCAGACGGGAGGCGGAAGTTGGGATACTGCGAGAAGTTCCAGCAGAGCATCTCTAGGTGGATGCTTCCAGAAGACTCCCGCAGCACCTACCTGCAGAGGGCCAACTGCTGCCCACCgcccatcttcatcatcatcatcagtgtTGTAGAG CTGTGCATGTTCATCTACTACGCCGTGTGGAAGCCTCAGAAGCAGTGGGTGACTTTGGATGAAGGCATCTGGAACAGCCGCCTCACCTACCGGGCCGAGTACAGGCAGGAAGCGTGGCGCTTTCTCTCCTACATGTTTGTCCACGCTGG TGTGGAGCACATCGTGGGCAACTTGTTCATGCAACTGCTGCTGGGCATCCCCTTGGAGCTGGTCCACAAAGGCTTTGAAGTGGGAATGGTTTACATGGCCGGAGTCTTGGCAG GCTCACTGGCGAGCTCCATCTTTGATCCTCTCAGTGCCCTGGTGGGGGCTTCCGGGGGGGTCTACGCCCTCATTGGAGGCTACTTTATGAATGCTGTGGTG AATTTCCGAGAGATGATCCCGCTGCTCGGTGTGTTTCGCATCCTTGTCATCGTGCTGATTG TGGGCGTGGACTTTGGCTTCGCCTTCTACAGAAGATTTGCCGGCGACGAGGGAG GTGTCGTTCGTGGCTCATTTTGCGGGCATCGTTGCGGGCATGACTGTGGGCTACGTGTTCTTTAG
- the tbc1d31 gene encoding TBC1 domain family member 31 yields the protein MDVTDIGNKEEGKLNYRKPASGKGVLLKVVRTAQQVKVRFLHAAFNTTGESFLAGDHHGNIYSIDISKYRFRLVQKTGQACTALALGSNQSREFLVALVDNTIKCFDQDTKEMVSCMRGHEGAVTSISIHSSGRYAITTSSDTAQLWDLDTFQRKRKLNVHQSIGIQKVFFLPLSNTILSCFSDNSIFAWESKTLVCKYQLPVPDHGARHTYKTFAVTQDGKSLVAGGRSNLLHLWCLDSKKLVKVIQMPTQVRFVRQLEFLPDSLDGESSQTLGVLGQDGIMRFINIHTSKLLFHIGSHNNGINAVTISPTGRHVVAIFDDGSISIYSTQSLMEDLNHLLPLLAVVSDSAASQAPSNLKVKSDTIQKPANHTAGSKQRKIRALAAGSAVEDKENQLYGGLNKTRLVGLLKAFGEYPAKYRMFVWRSLLCLPENYTAYNSLTEKGVHAAYLSLHDKYPIKSQKLQRGLQRVLSALSHWSSIFGEAEYLPLLAFPFVKLFQNNALLCFEVVATVLVNWCQHWFEYFPNPPLNILNMVENLLAHHDKELLQHLVDCGITSQLYVWPLLETLFSEVLTRDEWLRLFDNVFSNHPSFLLMACVAYLMSCREPLLLCSQKRDFEYFFHHRNNLDTEAMIKDTYRLMNNTPAEVHPRRMLLGFTPLTKDSYPVFNHYPEFIVEYQNREREKMRQQELEYLQERQEIMLQRTDLVRRQAEEDTYYVQQELLQKAEEQRKIILAQAEEKLVQQRKNLAAMKRDLKAKELQLLDANRNRLFKHQQDLQLSQLHRLDEEILRKMALHEEETSAAFQALDLRQMELEVERKQLQQQLCKEQLRIERQVADMRMKSTEGEKELEDFPAESHKPGSDHNWQQDAECQQHDNGELEKKRRTLAESDRLTRTMSDVAGKEWDEVVSQRGRLAERQRSRPAAYTSSQGQSSNTPYVRTATTKPATPKQAGSNGMVCLNSCSPSESTATILSLDRGRTHLDSKERQLMKQIKCLREKLVARALEDNGASSQSLYTH from the exons ATGGATGTGACCGACATCGGAAACAAAGAAGAAGGGAAGCTCAATTATCGAAAACCAGCTTCTGGAAAAGG TGTTTTGTTGAAGGTCGTACGTACTGCTCAGCAAGTTAAGGTGCGTTTCCTCCACGCAGCCTTTAACACCACAGGAGAATCCTTCCTGGCTGGTGATCACCATGGTAACATCTATTCCATTGACATAAGTAAATACAG ATTTCGTCTCGTGCAGAAGACGGGACAGGCCTGCACTGCTCTGGCATTAGGCTCCAATCAGAGCAGAGAGTTCCTGGTGGCTCTTGTTGATAATACCATCAAGTGTTTTGACCAAG ACACAAAAGAGATGGTCAGCTGTATGCGGGGTCATGAAGGGGCCGTTACGTCCATCTCCATCCATAGTTCTGGCCGGTATGCCATCACCACTTCCTCAGACACTGCTCAGCTATGGGACCTGGACACCTtccagaggaagaggaagctCAATGTCCATCAGTCAATTGGCATTCAGAAG GTTTTCTTCCTCCCTCTCAGCAACACCATCCTCAGCTGTTTCAGTGACAACTCCATCTTTGCCTGGGAGAGCAAAACCCTGGTGTGTAAATACCAGCTTCCCGTGCCAGACCACGGAGCTCGGCACACCTACAAGACCTTTGCTGTAACGCA GGACGGTAAGAGCCTGGTAGCTGGGGGCCGGTCCAACCTTCTGCACCTGTGGTGTTTGGACAGCAAGAAGCTGGTCAAGGTGATCCAGATGCCCACTCAAGTTCGGTTTGTCAGACAGCTGGAGTTTCTTCCCGACAGCTTGGATGGAGAATCCAGTCAG ACATTGGGTGTGTTGGGGCAAGATGGAATTATGCGTTTTATTAACATTCACACCTCCAAGCTGCTCTTCCACATCGGGTCCCACAATAATGGCATCAACGCAGTGACCATCAGCCCTACTGGCCGTCATGTGGTGGCCATCTTTGATGACGGCAGCATCAGCATCTATAGTACTCAGAGTCTCATGGAGGATTTAAAC CATCTTCTTCCGCTGCTTGCGGTAGTCTCTGATAGTGCAGCAAGCCAGGCACCATCAAATCTAAAGGTCAAATCTGATACGATACAaaaaccagccaatcacacaGCTGGGTCGAAACAGCGGAAGATCCGTGCTCTTGCTGCTGGGTCTGCAGTAGAAGATAAAGAG AACCAACTCTACGGTGGTCTGAACAAGACGCGACTGGTGGGTCTTCTGAAAGCATTTGGGGAATATCCTGCTAAATACCG GATGTTTGTGTGGCGGTCCTTGTTGTGCCTTCCTGAGAACTACACAGCATATAACAGTTTGACTGAAAAAGGCGTCCACGCAGCTTATCTCAGCCTCCATGACAAGTATCCCATCAAAAGTCAAAAACTTCAGAGAGGGCTGCAGAG GGTTTTATCTGCACTGTCTCATTGGTCTTCCATCTTTGGAGAGGCAGAGTATCTCCCGCTATTAGCCTTTCCATTTGTCAAGTTGTTCCAGAACAACGCTTTGCTGTGTTTTGAAGTGGTGGCCACTGTCTTAG TGAACTGGTGTCAACACTGGTTTGAATACTTCCCCAACCCTCCTTTAAACATCCTCAACATGGTAGAGAACCTTCTGGCGCATCATGACAAGGAGCTTCTGCAACACCTGGTGGACTGTGGGATCACCTCTCAG CTCTACGTGTGGCCCCTCTTGGAGACGTTATTTTCAGAGGTTTTGACTCGTGACGAATGGCTGCGACTCTTCGACAACGTCTTTTCCAATCACCCGTCCTTCCTGCTGATGGCCTGCGTGGCCTACCTGATGTCCTGTCGGGAGCCCCTCTTGCTCTGCTCGCAGAAACGGGACTTTGAG TATTTCTTCCACCATCGGAACAACTTGGACACGGAAGCCATGATCAAAGACACCTACCGGCTGATGAATAACACGCCGGCTGAAGTTCATCCGAGGAGGATGCTCTTGGGGTTCACGCCGCTGACGAAAGACTCTTACCCTGTGTTTAACCACTACCCGGAGTTCATAGTGGAATATCAGAACCgggagagggaaaaaatgCGGCAGCAAGAGCTGGAATACCTCCAGGAGAG GCAGGAGATAATGTTGCAGCGTACAGATTTGGTACGGCGCCAAGCTGAAGAGGATACCTATTATGTGCAACAG GAGTTGCTGCAAAAGGCTGAAGAGCAGCGCAAAATTATCCTGGCACAAGCGGAAGAGAAACTCGTACAGCAAAGGAAAAA TTTGGCAGCCATGAAGAGAGACCTGAAGGCGAAGGAGTTACAGCTTCTCGATGCAAATAGAAATCGTCTTTTCAAACACCAGCAGGACCTCCAACTCTCACAATTACACAGATTGGACGAGGAGATCCTAAGAAAA ATGGCGCTCCATGAGGAGGAAACATCTGCAGCATTCCAGGCTCTGGATCTCAGGCAGATGGAGTTGGAGGTGGAGCGGAAGCAGCTTCAACAG CAACTGTGCAAGGAGCAGCTTCGCATAGAACGACAGGTTGCCGACATGAGGATGAAAAGCACAGAGGGAGAGAAG GAGCTGGAAGACTTCCCGGCAGAGTCGCATAAACCTGGCTCCGATCACAACTGGCAACAGGACGCCGAGTGCCAACAGCACGACAATGGGGAGCTGGAGAAGAAAAGGCGAACATTAGCGGAAAGTGACCGGCTGACGCGCACCATGAGTGATGTTGCTGGAAAGGAG TGGGATGAAGTGGTGAGTCAGAGAGGGCGCTTAGCGGAGCGACAGCGATCCAGGCCTGCAGCGTACACAA GTTCTCAAGGACAGAGTTCCAACACCCCTTACGTCAGGACGGCCACCACTAAGCCAGCTACACCGAAGCAGGCTGGAAGCAACGGCATGGTGTGCTTGAACAGCTGCTCCCCCTCAGAAAGCACCGCCACCATCT TGTCACTGGACAGAGGCCGGACACATTTGGACAGCAAAGAGAGGCAACTGATGAAGCAAATCAAATGTCTGAGAGAAAAGCTTGTGGCCAGAGCCCTAGAAGACAACGGTGCCTCCTCACAGTCCCTCTACACACACTGA